GTTGTCGTAGTTGACGAAGCCGGAACCGGTGAAGCCCGCGTGGTTGGACTCCACCACACCCTGCGAGATGGTGGCGCTCTCCGCCTGGTAGTCGGTGCTGGGGGCGGCGACCTCCACGTCCAGGTAGTCCCAGTTGGGGTTGCCGCCTACGGCGGCCGCCGTGGCGCGGATCTTGTTGGCGCCCGCCTGAAGCGGCGCGGTGAAGGTGCTGGTGGCCCAGGTGGACCAGGCGCCGGTGGGGTTGAAGGCGCGGTCGTCGGCGACCAGCGTGCCGTTGACGGAGATGTCGCCGGGCCGGTTGGCGGTGGTGCCGTTGGCGTAGCGGAAGGCCAGGGTGGCGGTGCCGGCGGCGGGGGCGGTGACGGTCCATTCCGTATAGCTGCCTGCCACGTTCTCGCCGTTGACGAAGCCGGTGCCGGAGTAGCCCGCGTGGTTGGACTCGACGACGCCCTGGACGACGGTGGCGTTCTCGGCCTCGTAGCGGGTGGGAGCGGCGTGGGCCGCGGCGGCGGTCAAGGCGGTGAGCGTCCCGGCGGCGAGCACGAGGGCACAGGCTGCCCGGGACCAACGTAAGTTCATGGTGCTCCTTGAAGCGGGGTGGCGAAAGATTGGAGCTTTTCCCCGTGTTCCCACAGAAAGTCACGACCGTCAACGGATTTCGGGCTTTGGAACGATTCATTTTTTAGGAAGGTTTCCTAACTCCTATCTTGTCTAGAGATCCGATGTCATCTCTGGCTCTGGACGACTGCGAACGGTTGCGGTATGTCATGTGTAGCTCTCTTCTGGCGAAAGATTGGATCTGTCGCCCGGGCGTACCGGCCTCCAGCGCGCCCGGGAACCCTCACCTTCCCAGTGCTAGCCGGTGATACATGGGATGTCTCACCGGTGCGAGGAGACGTCACCGTGTTCACCAGAACCCTGGCGGCGATCGCCGCCGCTGCTCTGCTGCTCCAACCGGTGCCCGCTCATTCGGAGGCGGCCACCGTCCACGAGGCCGAGAACGCGACGATCTCCCAGGGCGTCGTCGAGTCCGACCACGCCGGATACACGGGCACCGGCTTCGTCAACTATGTGAATGTGGTCGGGTCTTACGTGGAGTTCACCGTCGACGCGGCCGCCGCGGAGACGACCGCGCTGACCTTCCGGTTCGCCAACGGCACCACGACCGACCGGCCCATGGACATCATGGTGAACGGCACGCCGTTACGGAGCGTCTCGTTCCCGGGGACAGGCCCCTGGACCTCCTGGCGGCAGACCACCGTCGAGGCCGCTCTCACCGCCGGCGCCAACACGATCAGAGCGACCGCCACCACCGCCAACGGCGGCCCCAACCTCGACTCCCTGACTGTCGGCACGCCGAGCGGTCCCGACTGGTCCGTCGCCGTGGTCGAGTCGACCATGGCCCGCTACGCCCCCGGGACGCTCGGCGGCTGGAGTTACACCCGCGGCCTGTACCTGTGGGGGCAGTACCTCGTCTGGCAGCGCACCGGCGATCCCCGGTACCTGCAGTACATCAAGGACTGGGCCGACCGCTTCGTCGACTCCTCCGGCAACATCGGCAACAGCTTCAACAACCTCGACAGCATGCAGTCGGGCAATATCCTGCTCGCCCTGTACAAGGAGACGGGCCAGTCGCGCTACCGCACCGCCGCCGCCAAGATCAGGAACCGGCTGAACACCTACCCGCGAACCTCCGACGGCGGCTGGTGGCACTCCACCTCCTCCAGCCGGGTCGACCAGTTGTGGGCCGACGGCGTGTTCATGGTCAACCCGTTCCTCGCCCGCTACGGCGCCTGGGTCGCGGCCGACACCTTCACCCGCACCGAGCCGGCCAAGCAGATGGAGGTCTACTTCAGCCACCTGCGGCGGAGCAACGGGCTGCTGTACCACGCCTACGACGAGCCGGGCGAGCCCACCGCCTCGTGGGTGAAGCCGTCGCTCGGCAACACCAACGGCATCTCCTGGTGCCGGGCGATCGGCTGGTTCGGCATGGCGGCGGTCGAGATCCTGGAGATCATCCCGGCCGACCACCCGCGGCGGCAGGCGCTGATCGACATGCTGCGTCAACTGGTGCCCGCCTACGCCCGCTGGCAGGATCCGGCCACCGGCCGATGGTTCCAGATCGTCACCGAGCCCGGCGACTCCGCCAACTGGACCGAGACCTCGTGCTCGGCCATGTACACCTACACGATCTCCCGCTCGGTCGAGCGCGGCTACGTCGACGCCTCCTACCAGGTCAACGCCGAGCGCGGCTACGAGGGGGTGTTGCGCAAGGTGTCACTGGGCTCGGACGGCCGCACGAACGTCGTGGACATCAGCGAGGGCACGAACGTGGACGACGTGCTCAGCTACTACTACAGCCGGGCAAGACCGACCAACGACTTCCACGGCCTGGGGGCCTTCCTCATCATGAACGAACAGATGCACCGCACAGGTGCCAGCCCTGTCAGTTGAAGACGACGTCAGAGACCGGCGCAACGGAACCTTTGCGCCGGTTTCGGCCTGCTCCGCGAGCAAGGCCGCTGCGGTGGCGGGCACCTGCATGGCGCGACAGACTCCGAGAAGGCATGGTAGCCGGTGCTCACCCGCTCGCTTCCGGGCTCCCCGGACCGGCGTCCCCGGCCTGCTCGTGCACCATGTACTGCGCGTACCAGGTCGGCCAGTCCGGGTCGGGCTGCCCGATCTCCTGCTCGTGCCGGCCATGCGCGGCCTCCGCACGGCGCAGGGCCTCGGCCAGCCCCGCCACCGAGTCAAAGGACACTTCCATTTCGGTACTCCTCCTGTGCTGACCACCATGCTCCGGCCCGGTCACCTGCCCGGAAGGCGGGTGGTGACCTCCTGGAGCATCCAGCCGTTGCCATCGGGGTCACTGAACGAGGCGAAAGAGCCGTAGCTCTTGCGGTCCGGATCCGGGCCGGACACCCGTCCCACGGTCCCGGCGTGGTGCCACACCCCGCCCTCGTCATG
This window of the Nonomuraea africana genome carries:
- a CDS encoding glycoside hydrolase family 88 protein, whose product is MFTRTLAAIAAAALLLQPVPAHSEAATVHEAENATISQGVVESDHAGYTGTGFVNYVNVVGSYVEFTVDAAAAETTALTFRFANGTTTDRPMDIMVNGTPLRSVSFPGTGPWTSWRQTTVEAALTAGANTIRATATTANGGPNLDSLTVGTPSGPDWSVAVVESTMARYAPGTLGGWSYTRGLYLWGQYLVWQRTGDPRYLQYIKDWADRFVDSSGNIGNSFNNLDSMQSGNILLALYKETGQSRYRTAAAKIRNRLNTYPRTSDGGWWHSTSSSRVDQLWADGVFMVNPFLARYGAWVAADTFTRTEPAKQMEVYFSHLRRSNGLLYHAYDEPGEPTASWVKPSLGNTNGISWCRAIGWFGMAAVEILEIIPADHPRRQALIDMLRQLVPAYARWQDPATGRWFQIVTEPGDSANWTETSCSAMYTYTISRSVERGYVDASYQVNAERGYEGVLRKVSLGSDGRTNVVDISEGTNVDDVLSYYYSRARPTNDFHGLGAFLIMNEQMHRTGASPVS